A single genomic interval of Streptomyces graminofaciens harbors:
- the hisI gene encoding phosphoribosyl-AMP cyclohydrolase — MTSTPSSSSQHSPGAPTGPGAPSALDPEIAARLKRSTDGLLPAIAQQYDTGEVLMLGWMDDEALHRTLTTGRCTYWSRSRREYWVKGDTSGHFQWVKSVALDCDADTVLVKVDQVGAACHTGARTCFDEDVLKAAEGGADSDVPSLDQ, encoded by the coding sequence ATGACCAGCACGCCGTCCTCCAGCAGCCAACACAGTCCCGGAGCCCCCACCGGCCCCGGCGCCCCCAGCGCGCTGGACCCCGAGATCGCCGCGCGCCTCAAGCGCAGCACCGACGGACTCCTGCCCGCCATCGCCCAGCAGTACGACACCGGTGAGGTGCTCATGCTCGGCTGGATGGACGACGAGGCCCTGCACCGCACGCTCACCACCGGGCGCTGCACCTACTGGTCCCGCAGCCGCCGCGAGTACTGGGTGAAGGGCGACACGTCCGGTCACTTCCAGTGGGTGAAGTCCGTGGCCCTGGACTGCGACGCCGACACCGTCCTCGTCAAGGTCGACCAGGTCGGCGCCGCCTGTCACACGGGCGCCCGCACCTGCTTCGACGAGGACGTCCTCAAGGCCGCCGAAGGCGGCGCCGATTCCGACGTACCGTCACTGGATCAGTAA
- a CDS encoding HGxxPAAW family protein, translating to MAGSSHGHTPAAWTGVTISFIGFCVAGAFMVMAEPLGFWAGMVITVLGGVVGMIMRSMGLGQPKDHHAVWETASVAKREAVTPEPAAANG from the coding sequence ATGGCGGGCAGCAGCCACGGTCACACCCCGGCCGCCTGGACCGGCGTCACCATTTCCTTCATCGGTTTCTGCGTCGCGGGCGCTTTCATGGTGATGGCCGAGCCGCTCGGCTTCTGGGCCGGCATGGTCATCACTGTCCTCGGCGGTGTCGTCGGCATGATCATGCGGTCCATGGGCCTGGGTCAGCCGAAGGACCACCACGCAGTGTGGGAGACCGCGTCGGTGGCGAAGCGTGAGGCCGTGACCCCCGAGCCTGCCGCTGCCAACGGCTGA
- the trpC gene encoding indole-3-glycerol phosphate synthase TrpC, protein MSVLDEIIDGVRADLAERQARVSLDELKERAAKAPAAKDGAAALRGDGVKVICEVKRSSPSKGALAAIADPAGLAADYEAGGAAVISVLTEQRRFGGSLADLEAVRARVDIPVLRKDFIVTSYQLWEARAYGADLALLIVAALDQPALESLIERAESIGLTPLVEVHDEDEVERAVDAGARVIGVNARNLKTLEVDRSTFERVAPEIPDSIVKIAESGVRGPHDLIAYANAGADAVLVGESLVTGKDPKTAVADLVAAGTHPALRHGRS, encoded by the coding sequence GTGAGTGTGCTCGACGAGATCATCGACGGAGTCCGTGCCGACCTCGCGGAGCGGCAGGCGCGCGTCAGCCTCGACGAGCTCAAGGAGCGCGCGGCGAAGGCTCCGGCGGCCAAGGACGGCGCGGCCGCACTGCGCGGCGACGGCGTCAAGGTGATCTGCGAGGTCAAGCGATCCAGCCCCTCCAAGGGCGCGCTGGCCGCGATCGCCGACCCGGCGGGCCTCGCGGCGGACTACGAGGCGGGCGGCGCGGCCGTCATCTCCGTCCTCACCGAACAGCGCCGCTTCGGCGGCTCGCTCGCCGACCTGGAGGCCGTGCGGGCCCGGGTGGACATCCCCGTCCTGCGCAAGGACTTCATCGTCACCTCGTACCAGCTGTGGGAGGCCCGCGCGTACGGCGCCGACCTCGCCCTGCTGATCGTCGCCGCCCTCGACCAGCCGGCCCTGGAGTCGCTGATCGAGCGCGCCGAGTCCATCGGGCTCACCCCGCTCGTCGAGGTGCACGACGAGGACGAGGTGGAGCGGGCGGTCGACGCCGGCGCCCGCGTCATCGGCGTGAACGCGCGCAACCTCAAGACCCTCGAGGTCGACCGCTCCACCTTCGAGCGGGTCGCCCCCGAGATCCCCGACAGCATCGTCAAGATCGCCGAGTCCGGCGTCCGCGGCCCGCACGACCTCATCGCGTACGCCAACGCCGGCGCCGACGCCGTCCTCGTGGGCGAGTCCCTCGTCACCGGCAAGGACCCGAAGACCGCGGTCGCCGACCTGGTGGCGGCGGGCACGCACCCGGCACTGCGGCACGGGCGCAGCTGA
- a CDS encoding TIGR02234 family membrane protein — protein sequence MEYVTAVPHPGSEPAFARRARSGRRSLALALLCGALGAAVALLATRQQWAEGTASVAGGAFPLTAKGSDVTGVPAALAIVGLAALVAVFAVRRSGRVLVALLLALSGAGTVAAALLGASDSSALDEKAAEASGDTSATVGALSHTGWPYVAAAGGALILLAGLLALRYGRLWPAMSGRYERDGTPRPRKAEPVDPDRPEDMWKALDRGEDPTGPDPT from the coding sequence GTGGAGTACGTGACCGCAGTACCTCACCCTGGTTCCGAACCCGCGTTCGCCCGCCGCGCGCGCTCCGGCCGGCGCAGCCTCGCCCTCGCCCTGCTGTGCGGCGCGCTCGGCGCCGCCGTCGCCCTGCTCGCCACCCGCCAGCAGTGGGCGGAGGGCACCGCGTCGGTGGCCGGCGGCGCCTTCCCGCTGACCGCCAAGGGCAGTGATGTCACCGGCGTCCCCGCGGCCCTCGCCATAGTGGGCCTCGCCGCACTCGTCGCAGTCTTCGCCGTACGCCGGTCCGGGCGCGTCCTCGTCGCCCTGCTGCTCGCCCTCTCCGGCGCGGGCACCGTCGCCGCCGCGCTGCTCGGCGCCTCCGACAGCTCCGCGCTCGACGAGAAGGCCGCCGAGGCCTCCGGGGACACCTCCGCGACCGTCGGCGCGCTCAGCCACACCGGCTGGCCCTATGTCGCGGCCGCCGGCGGCGCCCTCATCCTGCTGGCCGGACTGCTCGCGCTGCGCTACGGACGCCTGTGGCCCGCGATGTCCGGCCGCTACGAACGCGACGGCACCCCCCGGCCCCGCAAAGCCGAGCCCGTCGACCCCGACCGCCCCGAGGACATGTGGAAGGCCCTCGACCGCGGGGAGGACCCCACGGGACCGGACCCGACGTAG
- a CDS encoding anthranilate synthase component I has translation MDLETFRKLATDRRVIPVSRKLLADGDTPVALYRKLAAERPGTFLLESAENGRSWSRYSFVGVRSHATLTARDGQAHWLGTPPVGVPVDGDPLAALRATIEALHTPHQEGMPPFTGGMVGYLGYDIVRRLEKIGPGERDDLQLPELTMLLTSDLAVMDHWEGSVLLIANAINHNDLDTGVDEAYADAVARLDAMQTDLSRPVAQPPAVLPPSELPEYTALWGGPDFQEAVEDIKERIRAGEAFQVVPSQRFETPCVASALDVYRVLRATNPSPYMYLFRFDGFDVVGSSPEALVKVEDGHAMVHPIAGTRHRGATPQEDQALADELLADPKERAEHLMLVDLGRNDLGRVCEPGSVEVVDFMSVERYSHVMHIVSTVTGRVAAGRTAFDVLTACFPAGTLSGAPKPRAMQIIDELEPSRRGLYGGCVGYLDFAGDSDTAIAIRTALLRNGTAYVQAGAGIVADSDPLAEDNECRNKAAAVLRAVHTANRLHEAG, from the coding sequence ATGGACCTCGAGACGTTCCGCAAGCTGGCCACCGACCGCCGCGTCATCCCCGTCAGCCGCAAACTCCTCGCCGACGGCGACACCCCGGTCGCGCTCTACCGCAAGCTCGCCGCAGAGCGCCCCGGCACATTCCTCCTGGAGTCCGCCGAGAACGGCCGCTCCTGGTCCCGGTACTCCTTCGTGGGCGTCCGCAGCCACGCCACCCTCACCGCGCGTGACGGCCAGGCCCACTGGCTCGGCACCCCGCCCGTCGGTGTCCCCGTCGACGGCGACCCCCTCGCCGCCCTGCGCGCCACCATCGAGGCGCTCCACACCCCGCACCAGGAGGGCATGCCGCCCTTCACCGGCGGCATGGTCGGCTACCTCGGCTACGACATCGTGCGCCGCCTGGAGAAGATCGGGCCCGGCGAGCGGGACGACCTCCAACTGCCCGAGCTGACGATGCTGTTGACGAGCGACCTGGCGGTCATGGACCACTGGGAGGGCTCGGTCCTGCTCATCGCCAACGCCATCAACCACAACGACCTCGACACGGGCGTCGACGAGGCCTATGCCGACGCCGTCGCCCGCCTCGACGCCATGCAGACGGACCTCTCCCGGCCCGTCGCCCAGCCCCCGGCGGTCCTGCCGCCCTCGGAACTGCCCGAGTACACCGCGCTCTGGGGCGGCCCCGACTTCCAGGAAGCCGTCGAGGACATCAAGGAGCGCATCCGCGCGGGCGAGGCCTTCCAGGTCGTCCCCTCACAGCGCTTCGAAACACCGTGCGTGGCAAGCGCGTTGGACGTCTACCGGGTCCTCAGGGCGACCAACCCCTCCCCGTACATGTACCTGTTCCGCTTCGACGGCTTCGACGTCGTCGGTTCCTCCCCCGAGGCCCTGGTCAAGGTCGAGGACGGGCACGCCATGGTCCACCCCATCGCCGGTACGCGACACCGCGGGGCGACCCCGCAGGAGGACCAGGCCCTCGCCGACGAGCTGCTCGCCGACCCCAAGGAGCGCGCCGAGCACCTGATGCTCGTCGACCTGGGCCGCAACGACCTGGGCCGGGTCTGCGAACCGGGCTCCGTCGAGGTCGTCGACTTCATGTCCGTCGAGCGGTACTCGCACGTCATGCACATCGTGTCCACGGTCACCGGCCGGGTCGCCGCGGGCCGCACGGCCTTCGACGTCCTGACCGCCTGCTTCCCCGCCGGCACCCTCTCCGGTGCCCCGAAGCCCCGCGCCATGCAGATCATCGACGAGCTGGAGCCCTCCCGCCGGGGCCTGTACGGCGGCTGCGTCGGCTACCTCGACTTCGCGGGCGACTCCGACACCGCCATCGCCATCCGCACGGCCCTGCTGCGCAACGGCACGGCCTACGTCCAGGCCGGAGCCGGCATCGTCGCCGACTCGGACCCCCTCGCCGAGGACAACGAGTGCCGCAACAAGGCGGCGGCGGTCCTCCGCGCGGTCCACACGGCGAACCGACTGCACGAGGCGGGGTGA
- the trpA gene encoding tryptophan synthase subunit alpha encodes MSGNIQLLSDTLAAAKAEGRSALIAYLPAGFPTVDGGIEAIKAVFDGGADVVEVGLPHSDPVLDGPVIQTADDIALRGGVKIADVMRTVREAFEATGKPVLVMTYWNPIDRYGVERFAAELAEAGGAGCILPDLPVQESALWREHAEKHGLATAFVVAPSSKDARLAEITAAGSGFVYAASLMGVTGTRESVGAQAQDLVQRTRATGSGLPVCVGLGVSNAVQAAEVAGFADGVIVGSAFVKRMLDAPDEQAGLDAVRELAGELAKGVRAGV; translated from the coding sequence GTGAGCGGGAACATTCAGCTGCTGTCGGACACCCTCGCCGCCGCCAAGGCCGAGGGCCGCTCCGCGCTCATCGCCTACCTCCCGGCCGGGTTCCCGACCGTGGACGGCGGCATCGAAGCGATCAAGGCCGTCTTCGACGGCGGCGCCGATGTCGTCGAGGTCGGGCTGCCGCACAGCGACCCGGTCCTCGACGGCCCCGTCATCCAGACCGCCGACGACATCGCCCTGCGCGGCGGCGTCAAGATCGCGGACGTCATGCGTACGGTCCGCGAGGCCTTCGAGGCCACGGGGAAGCCGGTGCTCGTGATGACGTACTGGAACCCCATCGACCGCTACGGCGTCGAGCGGTTCGCCGCCGAGCTGGCCGAGGCGGGCGGTGCCGGGTGCATCCTGCCCGACCTGCCCGTCCAGGAGTCGGCGCTGTGGAGGGAGCACGCCGAGAAGCACGGGCTCGCCACCGCCTTCGTCGTCGCCCCCAGCAGCAAGGACGCCCGGCTCGCCGAGATCACCGCGGCGGGCTCCGGCTTCGTCTACGCGGCCTCCCTGATGGGGGTCACGGGGACACGCGAGTCGGTCGGCGCCCAGGCGCAGGACCTCGTGCAGCGCACCCGGGCCACGGGTTCGGGCCTGCCGGTCTGCGTCGGCCTGGGCGTCTCCAACGCCGTGCAGGCCGCCGAGGTCGCCGGGTTCGCCGACGGTGTGATCGTCGGGTCCGCGTTCGTGAAGCGGATGCTCGACGCGCCGGACGAGCAGGCCGGCCTGGACGCCGTACGGGAGCTCGCGGGCGAGCTGGCGAAGGGTGTGCGCGCGGGCGTGTGA
- a CDS encoding TIGR03085 family metal-binding protein, with the protein MSTHAKRERLLFADLLETTGPDATTLCEGWSTRDLAAHVVVRERRPDAAGGILIKQLASRLDRVMEEFAAKPYEELIQLVRTGPPRFSPFSLKQIDEASNTIEFYVHAEDIRRAQPDWSPRELDHVFQDALWSRLERTSRLMGRGSPTGLVLRRPDGRTAVAKRGTPVVTVTGEPSELLLFLYGRQQVADVELEGDKDAITKLHETKQLGI; encoded by the coding sequence ATGTCGACCCATGCCAAGCGTGAACGGCTCCTTTTCGCCGACCTGTTGGAGACCACCGGCCCGGACGCAACCACCCTGTGCGAGGGCTGGAGCACCCGCGATCTGGCCGCCCATGTGGTGGTGCGCGAGCGCCGCCCCGACGCCGCCGGGGGCATACTGATCAAACAGCTGGCGTCGCGCCTGGACCGGGTGATGGAGGAGTTCGCCGCGAAGCCGTACGAGGAGCTGATCCAGCTCGTGCGGACCGGCCCGCCGCGGTTCTCGCCCTTCTCTCTCAAGCAGATCGACGAGGCCTCGAACACGATCGAGTTCTACGTCCACGCCGAGGACATCCGCCGCGCCCAGCCCGACTGGTCGCCGCGCGAGCTCGACCATGTCTTCCAGGACGCCCTGTGGTCCCGGCTGGAGCGCACCTCGCGGCTGATGGGCCGCGGTTCCCCGACCGGCCTGGTGCTGCGCCGCCCCGACGGCCGTACGGCTGTGGCCAAGCGGGGCACGCCGGTCGTCACGGTCACCGGCGAGCCGTCGGAGCTGCTGCTGTTCCTGTACGGGCGGCAGCAGGTGGCCGATGTGGAGCTGGAGGGCGACAAGGACGCGATCACCAAGCTGCACGAGACCAAGCAGCTGGGTATCTGA
- a CDS encoding HpcH/HpaI aldolase/citrate lyase family protein — MIPLTWLYAPGDRQEVVAKALTSGADVVIVDLEDAVPPARKEYARAATAELLTTIPPVPVHVRMNALDTPHAEADLKALSPLPGLSGLRLPKITTSAEVVRVAERSAPVEGGAMPLYALLESALGVERAYDIASCHPALRGIALGEADLRADLGARDDAALDWPRARVIVAARAAALPPPPQSIYPNVRDLEGLAHSCAHGRALGFLGRTAIHPRQLPLIAQTYAPTQQEIESAEKIIDAAALAPGAQALPDGHFIDPAVVAGAHRTMALARRSAP, encoded by the coding sequence GTGATCCCGCTGACCTGGCTGTACGCCCCCGGCGACCGCCAGGAGGTGGTGGCCAAGGCCCTGACATCCGGCGCCGACGTGGTGATCGTCGACCTGGAGGACGCGGTACCGCCGGCCCGCAAGGAGTACGCCCGCGCGGCCACAGCCGAACTCCTCACCACCATTCCCCCCGTCCCGGTCCACGTACGGATGAACGCCCTGGACACCCCGCACGCGGAGGCCGATCTCAAGGCCCTCTCCCCCCTCCCCGGCCTCTCGGGCCTCCGCCTCCCGAAGATCACGACCTCCGCCGAAGTCGTACGTGTCGCGGAGCGGTCCGCCCCCGTCGAGGGCGGCGCCATGCCCCTCTACGCCCTCCTCGAATCGGCCCTGGGCGTGGAACGGGCCTACGACATCGCCTCCTGCCACCCGGCCCTGCGAGGCATCGCCCTCGGCGAGGCGGACCTCCGCGCCGACCTCGGCGCACGCGACGACGCGGCCCTGGACTGGCCCCGCGCCCGGGTGATCGTGGCCGCCCGAGCCGCGGCTCTCCCGCCACCGCCCCAGTCGATCTACCCGAACGTGCGGGACCTGGAAGGCCTGGCCCACTCCTGCGCCCACGGCCGCGCCCTGGGCTTCCTCGGCCGCACGGCGATCCACCCCCGCCAGCTCCCTCTCATCGCACAGACCTACGCCCCCACCCAGCAAGAGATCGAGTCGGCCGAGAAAATCATCGACGCCGCGGCCCTCGCTCCCGGCGCCCAGGCTCTCCCCGACGGCCACTTCATCGACCCGGCGGTGGTGGCAGGCGCCCACCGCACCATGGCTCTGGCCCGCAGAAGCGCCCCGTAG
- a CDS encoding DUF2752 domain-containing protein, translated as MKAESQPLAPPGADRAAGRAAGAVLRGLWVPAGVLAAVGAAFAYVAAVDPNEPGHYPVCPLFRVTGLYCPGCGGLRSAHAFAHGDLATALTDNALAVAGFLGLAVLWTVWVVRAVRGRPMRIALGTVQLWSMGTLTLVFTVVRNLPFGGWLHP; from the coding sequence GTGAAAGCCGAGAGCCAGCCACTGGCACCACCGGGCGCCGACCGCGCGGCCGGTAGGGCCGCCGGGGCCGTTCTGCGCGGGCTGTGGGTCCCCGCCGGGGTCCTCGCGGCCGTCGGCGCGGCCTTCGCGTACGTCGCCGCCGTCGACCCCAACGAGCCCGGCCACTACCCGGTCTGCCCGCTCTTCCGTGTCACCGGCCTGTACTGCCCGGGCTGCGGCGGACTGCGCAGCGCGCACGCCTTCGCCCACGGCGACCTCGCGACCGCCCTCACCGACAACGCGCTCGCGGTGGCGGGCTTCCTCGGCCTCGCGGTGCTGTGGACGGTCTGGGTGGTCCGGGCGGTCCGAGGGCGCCCGATGCGCATCGCACTCGGGACCGTGCAACTGTGGAGTATGGGCACGTTGACGCTGGTCTTCACCGTTGTCCGGAACCTACCGTTCGGTGGCTGGCTCCATCCTTGA
- the trpM gene encoding tryptophan biosynthesis modulator TrpM yields the protein MTLTTTMTATDRYARLARGCRPRGCRAPARRVHGRRVRYVIGDEPGQVNGMRWQRPVRGAGLCLIRGHRRTGATGH from the coding sequence ATGACGCTCACGACCACCATGACGGCCACGGACCGGTACGCCCGCCTCGCACGCGGCTGCCGCCCCCGTGGCTGTCGCGCGCCGGCGCGCAGGGTGCATGGCCGCAGGGTGCGGTACGTCATCGGTGACGAGCCGGGCCAGGTGAACGGCATGCGATGGCAGCGCCCCGTCAGGGGCGCGGGGCTCTGTTTGATTCGCGGCCACCGCCGCACGGGCGCGACCGGCCACTGA
- the lgt gene encoding prolipoprotein diacylglyceryl transferase gives MELAYIPSPSRGVLYLGPIPLRGYAFCIIIGVFVAVWLGNKRWIARGGRAGTVADISVWAVPFGLVGGRLYHVITDYELYFSEGRDWVDAFKVWEGGLGIWGAIALGAVGAWIGCRRRGIPLPAYADAVAPGIALAQAIGRWGNWFNQELYGKETTLPWALKITSSTDGRMPGTYHPTFLYESLWCIGVALLVIWADRRFKLGHGRAFALYVAAYCVGRFWIEYLRVDDAHHILGLRLNNWTALFVFILAVVYIVLSARKRPGREEIVEPGASDGDGDVVDLEKDGDAEASEKKAESSDEKAEAAESSDEKEPEASEAAESEKQASSAEKS, from the coding sequence ATGGAACTTGCCTACATTCCCAGCCCGTCGCGCGGAGTGCTGTACCTCGGCCCCATCCCGCTGCGCGGCTACGCCTTCTGCATCATCATCGGTGTCTTCGTAGCCGTCTGGCTCGGCAACAAGCGCTGGATCGCCCGGGGCGGGCGGGCCGGTACGGTCGCCGACATCTCGGTCTGGGCCGTGCCCTTCGGCCTCGTCGGCGGACGTCTCTACCACGTGATCACGGACTACGAGCTGTACTTCAGCGAGGGCCGTGACTGGGTCGACGCCTTCAAGGTCTGGGAGGGCGGCCTCGGCATCTGGGGCGCGATCGCGCTCGGTGCCGTGGGCGCGTGGATCGGGTGCCGCCGTCGTGGCATCCCGCTTCCCGCGTACGCCGACGCCGTCGCGCCCGGTATCGCGCTCGCCCAGGCCATCGGGCGCTGGGGCAACTGGTTCAACCAGGAGCTGTACGGCAAGGAGACGACCCTGCCGTGGGCCCTGAAGATCACGTCCTCCACGGACGGGCGGATGCCGGGCACGTACCACCCGACGTTCCTGTACGAGTCGCTGTGGTGCATCGGCGTCGCGCTGCTCGTCATCTGGGCCGACCGCCGGTTCAAGCTCGGGCACGGGCGGGCGTTCGCGCTGTACGTCGCCGCGTACTGCGTCGGGCGGTTCTGGATCGAGTACCTGCGGGTCGACGACGCCCACCACATCCTCGGGCTGCGGCTGAACAACTGGACCGCGCTGTTCGTGTTCATCCTGGCCGTGGTCTACATCGTGCTGTCGGCCCGGAAGCGGCCGGGGCGCGAGGAGATTGTGGAGCCGGGGGCCTCCGACGGGGACGGGGATGTCGTGGACCTTGAGAAGGACGGGGACGCGGAGGCCTCGGAGAAGAAGGCGGAGTCGTCGGACGAGAAGGCGGAGGCCGCGGAGTCGTCGGACGAGAAGGAGCCCGAGGCTTCTGAGGCCGCCGAGAGCGAGAAGCAGGCCTCGTCCGCCGAGAAGAGTTGA
- a CDS encoding DsbA family protein, which yields MSEKNREGKRTARERLAEERAKQKTVEKRRRALIVGASVVCVLGLAAVIGIVAANAGKDDTESSGPVIVPSGANGEDSLAIPAGKTGAKSTLTVWEDFRCPACKSFEDAYRSTIHELTDAGQLKVEYHLATLIDGNMGGSGSLKAANAAACAQDAGKFTAYHDTLYENQPAETDDAFAEDAKLIDLAKKVDGLDTPAFRSCVEDGTHNSWVVKSNEAFQKGGFSGTPSVLLNGKNIYQDQTMTPAKLKQLVQENAKG from the coding sequence GTGAGCGAGAAGAACCGTGAGGGAAAGCGCACCGCCCGTGAGCGGCTGGCGGAGGAACGCGCGAAGCAGAAGACCGTCGAGAAGCGCCGACGCGCGCTGATCGTGGGCGCGTCGGTGGTGTGCGTCCTGGGCCTGGCCGCAGTGATCGGCATCGTGGCGGCGAACGCGGGCAAGGACGACACCGAGAGCTCGGGCCCGGTGATCGTGCCCTCGGGGGCCAATGGCGAGGACAGCCTCGCGATCCCTGCCGGGAAGACGGGCGCCAAGTCCACCCTCACAGTCTGGGAGGACTTCCGCTGTCCGGCGTGCAAGTCCTTCGAGGACGCGTACCGCTCGACGATCCATGAGCTGACCGACGCCGGTCAGCTGAAGGTCGAGTACCACCTGGCGACCCTGATCGACGGGAACATGGGCGGCAGCGGATCCCTCAAGGCCGCGAACGCCGCCGCGTGCGCACAGGACGCCGGTAAGTTCACCGCGTACCACGACACGCTGTACGAGAACCAGCCCGCCGAGACCGACGACGCCTTCGCCGAGGACGCCAAGCTGATCGACCTGGCCAAGAAGGTGGACGGCCTCGACACCCCGGCCTTCCGTTCCTGCGTCGAGGACGGCACGCACAACAGCTGGGTCGTGAAGTCGAACGAGGCCTTCCAGAAGGGCGGCTTCTCGGGCACGCCGAGCGTCCTCCTCAACGGCAAGAACATCTACCAGGACCAGACGATGACCCCGGCGAAGCTGAAGCAGCTGGTGCAGGAGAACGCCAAGGGGTGA
- the trpB gene encoding tryptophan synthase subunit beta encodes MPSEFFIPDPEGQVPSPEGYFGAFGGKFIPEALVAAVDEVAVEYDKAKHDPEFARELDDLLVNYTGRPSSLTEVPRFAEHAGGARVFLKREDLNHTGSHKINNVLGQALLTRRMGKTRVIAETGAGQHGVATATACALFGLECTIYMGEIDTQRQALNVARMRMLGAEVVAVKSGSRTLKDAINEAFRDWVANVDRTHYLFGTVAGPHPFPAMVRDFHRVIGVEARRQILERAGRLPDAAVACVGGGSNAIGLFHAFIPDASVRLIGCEPAGHGLETGEHAATLTAGEPGILHGSRSYVLQDEEGQITEPYSISAGLDYPGIGPEHSYLKDSGRGEYRAVTDDAAMQALRLLSRTEGIIPAIESAHALAGALEVGKELGKDGLIVVNLSGRGDKDMDTAARYFGLYDTDAEVAASAAGTAEIEGDAK; translated from the coding sequence ATGCCCAGCGAGTTCTTCATCCCCGACCCCGAGGGTCAAGTCCCCAGCCCCGAAGGCTACTTCGGGGCCTTCGGCGGCAAGTTCATCCCGGAGGCCCTCGTCGCCGCCGTGGACGAGGTGGCCGTCGAGTACGACAAGGCGAAGCACGACCCCGAGTTCGCCCGCGAGCTCGACGATCTGCTCGTCAACTACACCGGCCGGCCCAGCTCCCTCACCGAGGTGCCGAGGTTCGCCGAACACGCCGGTGGCGCCCGGGTGTTCCTCAAGCGCGAGGACCTCAACCACACCGGCTCCCACAAGATCAACAACGTGCTCGGTCAGGCCCTGCTCACCAGGCGCATGGGCAAGACCCGCGTCATCGCCGAGACCGGCGCGGGCCAGCACGGCGTCGCCACCGCGACCGCCTGCGCGCTCTTCGGGCTCGAGTGCACCATCTACATGGGCGAGATCGACACCCAGCGCCAGGCCCTCAACGTGGCCCGGATGCGCATGCTCGGCGCCGAGGTCGTCGCCGTGAAGTCCGGCAGCCGCACGCTGAAGGACGCCATCAACGAGGCCTTCCGCGACTGGGTCGCCAACGTCGACCGCACCCACTACCTCTTCGGCACGGTGGCGGGACCGCACCCCTTCCCCGCCATGGTCCGTGACTTCCACCGGGTCATCGGCGTCGAGGCCCGGCGGCAGATCCTGGAGCGCGCCGGGCGACTGCCCGACGCGGCCGTCGCCTGCGTGGGCGGCGGCTCCAACGCCATCGGTCTCTTCCACGCCTTCATCCCGGACGCCTCCGTACGCCTCATCGGGTGCGAGCCCGCCGGGCACGGCCTCGAGACCGGCGAGCACGCGGCGACCCTGACCGCGGGTGAGCCCGGCATCCTGCACGGCTCGCGGTCGTACGTCCTGCAGGACGAGGAGGGCCAGATCACCGAGCCGTACTCGATCTCGGCCGGTCTCGACTACCCGGGCATCGGGCCCGAGCACTCCTACCTCAAGGACTCCGGTCGAGGTGAGTACCGCGCGGTCACCGACGACGCGGCCATGCAGGCGCTGCGTCTGCTGTCCCGCACCGAGGGCATCATCCCGGCCATCGAGAGCGCCCACGCGCTCGCCGGTGCCCTGGAGGTCGGCAAGGAGCTGGGCAAGGACGGGCTGATCGTCGTCAACCTGTCCGGGCGCGGCGACAAGGACATGGACACGGCCGCCCGTTACTTCGGCCTGTACGACACCGACGCCGAGGTCGCGGCGAGCGCCGCCGGGACCGCCGAGATCGAGGGGGACGCCAAGTGA
- the hisF gene encoding imidazole glycerol phosphate synthase subunit HisF — MTLAVRVIPCLDVDNGRVVKGVNFQNLRDAGDPVEMAKVYDAEGADELTFLDITASSGNRETTYDVVRRTAEQVFIPLTVGGGVRTAEDVDKLLRAGADKVGVNTAAITRPDLIREIAERFGRQVLVLSVDARRTESGSFEVTTHGGRKGTGIDAVEWAHRAAELGAGEILLNSMDADGTKDGYDIEMIEAVRKHVTVPLIASGGAGRLADFPPAIEAGADAVLAASVFHFGDLRIGEVKQALKEAGHPVR, encoded by the coding sequence ATGACCCTCGCCGTACGAGTCATCCCCTGCCTGGACGTGGACAACGGCCGCGTCGTCAAGGGCGTGAACTTCCAGAACCTGCGCGACGCGGGCGACCCCGTCGAGATGGCCAAGGTGTACGACGCCGAGGGCGCCGACGAGCTGACGTTCCTGGACATCACCGCCTCGTCGGGCAACCGCGAGACCACCTACGACGTGGTGCGCCGCACCGCCGAGCAGGTCTTCATCCCGCTGACGGTCGGCGGCGGTGTCCGTACGGCCGAGGACGTGGACAAGTTGCTTCGGGCGGGCGCGGACAAGGTCGGCGTGAACACGGCGGCCATCACCCGTCCGGACCTCATCCGCGAGATCGCCGAGCGCTTCGGCCGCCAGGTACTGGTGCTGTCGGTCGACGCCCGCCGCACGGAATCCGGCTCCTTCGAGGTCACCACCCACGGCGGCCGCAAGGGCACCGGCATCGACGCCGTCGAGTGGGCGCACCGGGCCGCCGAGCTGGGCGCGGGCGAGATCCTGCTCAACTCGATGGACGCGGACGGCACGAAGGACGGCTACGACATCGAGATGATCGAAGCCGTACGCAAGCACGTCACCGTGCCGCTGATCGCGAGCGGGGGAGCGGGCCGCCTCGCGGACTTCCCCCCGGCCATCGAGGCGGGCGCGGACGCGGTCCTGGCGGCCTCGGTCTTCCACTTCGGCGATCTGCGGATCGGCGAGGTGAAGCAGGCACTGAAGGAGGCGGGTCACCCGGTGAGGTGA